The Enterococcus rotai genome includes a window with the following:
- a CDS encoding RNA-binding S4 domain-containing protein, producing MRLDKFLKVSRIIKRRPVAKEVADKGRIQINGILAKSSSNVKIGDQVKIQFGNKILEIEVLELRDSTKKEDAEKMYQVVSEKRVENSDNLD from the coding sequence ATTTTTAAAAGTTTCACGAATTATTAAAAGAAGACCTGTAGCCAAAGAAGTAGCAGACAAAGGCCGGATTCAGATCAATGGTATCCTAGCGAAATCATCAAGTAATGTCAAAATTGGCGATCAAGTCAAAATTCAATTTGGTAATAAAATCTTAGAAATCGAAGTTCTTGAACTTCGTGATTCAACGAAAAAAGAAGATGCAGAAAAGATGTATCAGGTTGTTTCAGAGAAAAGAGTCGAAAATAGTGATAATTTAGATTAG